Proteins encoded by one window of Camelus bactrianus isolate YW-2024 breed Bactrian camel chromosome 9, ASM4877302v1, whole genome shotgun sequence:
- the LTBP4 gene encoding latent-transforming growth factor beta-binding protein 4 isoform X1, whose translation MRLPGPSGRRPLLLLLLLPLLAAAATAASAAGLSPSQAVEVAVIPGRPAGVAACRCCPGRSPRRSRCFRASCRVLSCQPKKCAGPRRCLTPVSPELPSPSPGVKKRQVSLNWQPLTFYGALKAWSRLQEARALLRRRRPRGPGARALLRRRPPQRAPAAQARVLCPLICHNGGVCVKPDRCLCPPDFAGKFCQLHSTGARPPAPAMPGFTRSVYTMPLANHRDDEHGVASMVSVHVEHPQEASVVVHQVERVSGPWEEADAEAVARAEAAARAEAAAPYTVLAQSAPREDSYSDASGFGYCFRELRGGECASPLPGLRTQEVCCRGDGLAWGVHDCHLCSEHLGSSDQVGAPDGPCPTGFERVNGSCEDVDECATGGRCQHGECANTHGGYTCVCPDGFLLDSSRSSCISQHVISEAKGPCFRVLRDGGCSLPILRNITKQICCCSRVGKAWGRGCQLCPPFGSEGFREICPAGPGYHYSASDLRYNTRPLGQEPPRVSLSQHRVPSSTSRPPTGFLPTHRPEPRPEPRPEPWPEPRPGPELPLPSIPAWTGPDIPESGSSAGECQRNPQICGPGRCIPRPSGYTCLCDSGFRLSPQGRHCVDVDECRRVPTPCAPGRCENTPGSFRCVCGPGFRAGPRAAECLDVDECHRVPPPCDRGRCENTPGSFLCVCPAGYQAAPHGASCQDVDECIQSPGLCGRGVCENLPGSFRCVCPAGFRGSACEEDVDECAQEPPPCGPGRCDNTVGSYHCACPAGFRSRGPGAPCQDVDECARSPPPCAYGRCENTEGSFQCVCPTGFQPNAAGSECEDVDECENHLACPGQECVNSPGSFQCRSCPAGHHLHHGRCTDVDECSSGASCGPHGHCTNTEGSFRCTCAPGYRAPSGRPGPCADVNECLEGDFCFPHGECLNTDGSFACTCAPGYRPGPRGSSCLDVDECSEEDLCQSGICTNTDGSFECVCPPGHRAGPDLASCLDVDECRERGPALCGSQRCENSPGSYRCVRDCDPGYHAGPEGTCDDVDECQEYGPAICGAQRCENTPGSYRCTPACDPGYQPMPGGGCQDVDECRNRSFCGAHAVCQNLPGSFQCLCDQGYEGARDGRHCVDVNECETLQGVCGAALCENVEGSFLCVCPNSPEEFDPMTGRCVSPRTSAGTFPGSQPHGPASPGPASPGLPARPPPPPPPRRPSPPRQGPVGSGRRECYFDTAAPDACDNILARNVTWQECCCTVGEGWGSGCRIQQCPSTETAEYQSLCPHGRGYLAPSGDLSLRRDVDECQLFRDQVCKSGVCVNTAPGYSCYCSNGYYYHAQRLECIDNDECADEEPACEGGSCVNTIGSYHCTCEPPLMLDGSRRRCVSNESQSLDDNLGVCWQEVGADLVCSRPRLDRQATYTECCCLYGEAWGMDCALCPAQDSDDFEALCNVLRPPAYGPPRPGGFGLPYEYGPDLGPPYQGLPYGPELYPPPVLPYDPYPPPPGPFARREAPYGTPPFDLPDFEDDGGPYGESEAPAPPGPGTRWRYRPRDTRGSFPEPEESPEGGSYAGAQAGPYEGLEAEECGILDGCAHGRCVRVPEGFTCDCFDGYRLDMTRMACVDINECDEAEAAAPLCINARCINTDGSFRCICRPGFAPSHEPHHCTPARPRA comes from the exons TCCTGTGTCCCTTGATCTGTCACAACGGAGGTGTGTGCGTGAAGCCTGACCGCTGCCTCTGTCCCCCGGACTTCGCTGGCAAGTTCTGCCAGTTACACTCAACCGgcgcccggcccccggcccctgcTATGCCAGGCTTCACCCGCTCTGTGTACACCATGCCACTGGCCAACCACCGCGACGACGAGCATG GAGTGGCGTCTATGGTGAGCGTCCACGTGGAGCACCCCCAGGAGGCGTCCGTGGTGGTGCACCAGGTGGAGCGTGTGTCTGGCCCTTGGGAAGAGGCGGACGCTGAGGCAGTGGCGCGGGCAGAGGCGGCGGCGCGGGCAGAGGCGGCAGCGCCCTACACCGTGCTGGCACAGAGTGCGCCGCGCGAGGACAGCTACTCAGATGCCTCGGGCTTCGGTTACTGCTTTCGGGAGCTGCGCGGAGGCGAA TGTGCGTCCCCGCTGCCTGGGCTCCGGACGCAGGAGGTCTGCTGCAGAGGGGACGGCTTGGCCTGGGGCGTTCACGACTGTCACTTGTGCTCGGAGCACCTGG GTAGCTCCGACCAAGTTGGAGCCCCAGATGGACCGTGTCCAACTGGCTTTGAAAGGGTTAATGGGTCCTGCGAAG ATGTGGATGAGTGCGCGACTGGTGGGCGCTGCCAGCACGGCGAGTGTGCGAACACGCATGGAGGGTACACCTGCGTGTGCCCCGACGGCTTCCTGCTCGACTCGTCCCGCAGCAGCTGCATCT cccAACATGTGATCTCAGAGGCCAAAGGGCCCTGCTTCCGCGTACTCCGCGATGGTGGCTGCTCACTACCCATTCTTCGCAACATCACCAAACAGATCTGCTGCTGTAGCCGTGTAGGCAAAGCCTGGGGCCGGGGTTGCCAGCTCTGCCCACCTTTCGGCTCAG AGGGATTTCGGGAGATCTGTCCAGCTGGCCCTGGCTACCACTATTCAGCCTCCGATCTCCGCTACAACACCAGACCCTTGGGCCAGGAGCCACCCCGAGTGTCCCTCAGCCAGCACCGTGTCCCATCCTCCACCTCTCGGCCACCCACAG GCTTTCTGCCCACTCATCGTCCAGAACCCCGGCCAGAGCCCCGGCCAGAGCCCTGGCCAGAGCCCCGGCCAGGCCCTGAGCTTCCCTTGCCCAGCATCCCTGCCTGGACTGGTCCTGATATCCCAGAATCAG GTTCTTCTGCGGGAGAGTGTCAGCGCAATCCCCAGATCTGCGGCCCCGGACGCTGCATCCCCCGGCCCAGTGGCTACACCTGCTTATGCGACTCCGGTTTCCGGCTCAGCCCGCAGGGCAGACACTGCGTGG ACGTGGATGAATGTCGCCGTGTGCCCACGCCCTGTGCTCCCGGGCGCTGCGAAAACACGCCAGGCAGCTTCCGTTGCGTGTGCGGTCCGGGCTTCCGAGCCGGCCCGCGCGCTGCGGAGTGTCTGG ACGTGGACGAGTGCCACCGCGTACCGCCACCGTGTGACCGTGGGCGCTGCGAGAACACGCCAGGCAGCTTCCTGTGCGTGTGCCCCGCTGGGTACCAGGCTGCGCCCCATGGAGCCAGCTGCCAGG ATGTGGATGAGTGCATCCAGAGCCCAGGCCTGTGTGGCCGAGGGGTCTGTGAGAACCTGCCTGGCTCTTTCCGCTGTGTGTGCCCGGCTGGCTTCCGGGGCTCGGCGTGCGAAGAGGATGTGGATGAGTGCGCCCAGGAGCCACCGCCCTGTGGGCCAGGCCGTTGTGACAACACAGTGGGCTCCTATCACTGTGCCTGCCCAGCTGGCTTCCGCTCCCGAGGGCCAGGGGCTCCCTGCCAAG ATGTGGATGAGTGTGCCCGTAGCCCCCCGCCCTGCGCCTATGGCCGGTGTGAGAACACAGAAGGCAGTTTCCAGTGCGTCTGCCCCACGGGTTTCCAGCCCAATGCTGCTGGCTCCGAGTGCGAGG aTGTGGATGAATGTGAGAACCACCTGGCCTGTCCTGGGCAGGAGTGTGTGAACTCACCGGGCTCCTTCCAGTGCAGGTCCTGTCCTGCTGGTCACCACCTGCACCACGGCCGATGTACTG ATGTGGACGAATGCAGTTCGGGCGCCTCCTGCGGCCCCCACGGCCACTGCACTAACACCGAAGGCTCCTTCCGCTGCACCTGCGCGCCAGGCTACCGGGCACCATCTGGTCGGCCCGGGCCCTGCGCAG ACGTGAACGAGTGCCTGGAGGGCGACTTTTGCTTCCCCCACGGCGAGTGCCTCAACACCGACGGCTCCTTTGCCTGTACTTGTGCTCCCGGCTACCGGCCTGGACCCCGCGGATCCTCTTGCCTCG ACGTGGACGAGTGTAGCGAGGAGGACCTCTGCCAGAGTGGCATCTGTACCAACACCGACGGCTCTTTCGAGTGCGTCTGTCCTCCGGGACACCGCGCTGGCCCAGACCTCGCCTCCTGCCTTG ACGTGGATGAATGTCGAGAGCGGGGCCCCGCCTTGTGTGGGTCCCAGCGTTGTGAAAATTCCCCCGGCTCCTACCGCTGTGTGCGCGACTGTGACCCTGGCTACCATGCGGGCCCTGAGGGCACCTGTGATG ACGTGGACGAGTGTCAGGAATACGGCCCAGCGATTTGTGGAGCCCAGCGCTGTGAGAACACCCCTGGCTCCTACCGCTGCACACCGGCCTGTGACCCTGGCTACCAGCCCATGCCAGGGGGCGGATGCCAGG ATGTGGACGAATGCCGGAACCGTTCCTTCTGCGGGGCCCATGCCGTGTGCCAGAACCTGCCTGGCTCCTTCCAGTGCCTGTGTGACCAGGGATACGAGGGGGCACGGGACGGGCGTCACTGCGTGG ATGTGAATGAATGTGAAACGCTACAGGGTGTGTGTGGAGCAGCCCTGTGCGAGAACGTGGAAGGCTCCTTCCTCTGTGTCTGCCCCAACAGCCCTGAGGAGTTTGACCCCATGACTGGGCGCTGTGTTTCCCCTCGGACTTCTGCTG GCACATTCCCGGGCTCACAGCCCCATGGACCTGCCAGCCCCGGACCTGCCAGCCCTGGTCTGCCAGCCaggccacccccaccacccccaccccgccggcCCAGCCCACCCAGGCAGGGCCCTGTGGGCAGCGGGCGCCGGGAGTGCTACTTTGACACGGCAGCTCCAGATGCATGTGACAACATCCTGGCTCGGAACGTAACATGGCAGGAGTGCTGCTGCACGGTGGGTGAGGGCTGGGGCAGCGGCTGCCGCATCCAGCAGTGCCCGAGCACCGAGACAG CCGAGTACCAGTCATTGTGCCCCCATGGCCGGGGCTACCTGGCGCCCAGTGGAGACCTAAGCCTCCGGAGAG ACGTGGACGAGTGTCAGCTCTTCCGAGACCAGGTGTGCAAGAGCGGCGTGTGCGTGAACACGGCCCCAGGATACTCATGTTATTGCAGCAATGGCTACTACTATCATGCCCAGCGACTGGAGTGCATCG ATAATGACGAATGCGCTGACGAGGAGCCGGCTTGTGAGGGCGGCAGCTGCGTCAACACCATAGGCTCTTACCACTGCACGTGCGAGCCCCCACTTATGCTGGACGGCTCGCGGCGCCGCTGTGTCTCCAACGAGAGCCAGAGCCTCG ACGACAACCTGGGAGTGTGCTGGCAGGAAGTAGGGGCTGACCTTGTGTGCAGTCGCCCCAGGCTGGATCGCCAGGCCACCTACACAGAGTGTTGCTGCCTCTATGGAGAGGCCTGGGGCATGGACTGtgccctctgccctgcccaggaCTCAG ATGACTTTGAGGCTCTGTGCAATGTTCTGCGGCCCCCTGCGTATGGACCCCCGCGGCCAGGTGGCTTTGGACTCCCCTACGAGTATGGCCCAGACCTGGGTCCACCTTACCAGGGCCTTCCCTATGGGCCTGAGTTGTACCCGCCACCCGTGCTACCCTATGACCCCTACCCTCCGCCACCTGGGCCCTTTGCCCGCCGGGAGGCCCCCTACGGGACGCCACCATTCGACCTGCCCGACTTTGAGGACGATGGTGGCCCTTACGGTGAATCCGAAGCTCCTGCTCCACCCGGCCCGGGGACCCGCTGGCGGTATCGGCCCCGCGACACCCGTGGCTCCTTCCCAGAACCTGAGGAGTCGCCTGAAGGTGGAAGCTATGCTG GCGCCCAGGCCGGGCCCTATGAGGGGCTGGAGGCGGAAGAGTGCGGGATCCTGGACGGCTGCGCCCACGGCCGCTGTGTGCGTGTCCCCGAGGGCTTCACCTGCGACTGCTTCGACGGCTACCGCCTGGACATGACCCGCATGGCCTGCGTCG ACATCAACGAGTGTGACGAGGCCGAGGCTGCCGCTCCGCTCTGCATCAACGCGCGCTGCATCAACACCGATGGCTCTTTCCGCTGTATCTGCCGCCCAGGATTCGCACCCTCACACGAGCCGCACCACTGCACGCCCGCCAGGCCCCGGGCCTGA
- the LTBP4 gene encoding latent-transforming growth factor beta-binding protein 4 isoform X6 encodes MPGFTRSVYTMPLANHRDDEHGVASMVSVHVEHPQEASVVVHQVERVSGPWEEADAEAVARAEAAARAEAAAPYTVLAQSAPREDSYSDASGFGYCFRELRGGECASPLPGLRTQEVCCRGDGLAWGVHDCHLCSEHLGSSDQVGAPDGPCPTGFERVNGSCEDVDECATGGRCQHGECANTHGGYTCVCPDGFLLDSSRSSCISQHVISEAKGPCFRVLRDGGCSLPILRNITKQICCCSRVGKAWGRGCQLCPPFGSEGFREICPAGPGYHYSASDLRYNTRPLGQEPPRVSLSQHRVPSSTSRPPTGFLPTHRPEPRPEPRPEPWPEPRPGPELPLPSIPAWTGPDIPESGSSAGECQRNPQICGPGRCIPRPSGYTCLCDSGFRLSPQGRHCVDVDECRRVPTPCAPGRCENTPGSFRCVCGPGFRAGPRAAECLDVDECHRVPPPCDRGRCENTPGSFLCVCPAGYQAAPHGASCQDVDECIQSPGLCGRGVCENLPGSFRCVCPAGFRGSACEEDVDECAQEPPPCGPGRCDNTVGSYHCACPAGFRSRGPGAPCQDVDECARSPPPCAYGRCENTEGSFQCVCPTGFQPNAAGSECEDVDECENHLACPGQECVNSPGSFQCRSCPAGHHLHHGRCTDVDECSSGASCGPHGHCTNTEGSFRCTCAPGYRAPSGRPGPCADVNECLEGDFCFPHGECLNTDGSFACTCAPGYRPGPRGSSCLDVDECSEEDLCQSGICTNTDGSFECVCPPGHRAGPDLASCLDVDECRERGPALCGSQRCENSPGSYRCVRDCDPGYHAGPEGTCDDVDECQEYGPAICGAQRCENTPGSYRCTPACDPGYQPMPGGGCQDVDECRNRSFCGAHAVCQNLPGSFQCLCDQGYEGARDGRHCVDVNECETLQGVCGAALCENVEGSFLCVCPNSPEEFDPMTGRCVSPRTSAGTFPGSQPHGPASPGPASPGLPARPPPPPPPRRPSPPRQGPVGSGRRECYFDTAAPDACDNILARNVTWQECCCTVGEGWGSGCRIQQCPSTETAEYQSLCPHGRGYLAPSGDLSLRRDVDECQLFRDQVCKSGVCVNTAPGYSCYCSNGYYYHAQRLECIDNDECADEEPACEGGSCVNTIGSYHCTCEPPLMLDGSRRRCVSNESQSLDDNLGVCWQEVGADLVCSRPRLDRQATYTECCCLYGEAWGMDCALCPAQDSDDFEALCNVLRPPAYGPPRPGGFGLPYEYGPDLGPPYQGLPYGPELYPPPVLPYDPYPPPPGPFARREAPYGTPPFDLPDFEDDGGPYGESEAPAPPGPGTRWRYRPRDTRGSFPEPEESPEGGSYAGAQAGPYEGLEAEECGILDGCAHGRCVRVPEGFTCDCFDGYRLDMTRMACVDINECDEAEAAAPLCINARCINTDGSFRCICRPGFAPSHEPHHCTPARPRA; translated from the exons ATGCCAGGCTTCACCCGCTCTGTGTACACCATGCCACTGGCCAACCACCGCGACGACGAGCATG GAGTGGCGTCTATGGTGAGCGTCCACGTGGAGCACCCCCAGGAGGCGTCCGTGGTGGTGCACCAGGTGGAGCGTGTGTCTGGCCCTTGGGAAGAGGCGGACGCTGAGGCAGTGGCGCGGGCAGAGGCGGCGGCGCGGGCAGAGGCGGCAGCGCCCTACACCGTGCTGGCACAGAGTGCGCCGCGCGAGGACAGCTACTCAGATGCCTCGGGCTTCGGTTACTGCTTTCGGGAGCTGCGCGGAGGCGAA TGTGCGTCCCCGCTGCCTGGGCTCCGGACGCAGGAGGTCTGCTGCAGAGGGGACGGCTTGGCCTGGGGCGTTCACGACTGTCACTTGTGCTCGGAGCACCTGG GTAGCTCCGACCAAGTTGGAGCCCCAGATGGACCGTGTCCAACTGGCTTTGAAAGGGTTAATGGGTCCTGCGAAG ATGTGGATGAGTGCGCGACTGGTGGGCGCTGCCAGCACGGCGAGTGTGCGAACACGCATGGAGGGTACACCTGCGTGTGCCCCGACGGCTTCCTGCTCGACTCGTCCCGCAGCAGCTGCATCT cccAACATGTGATCTCAGAGGCCAAAGGGCCCTGCTTCCGCGTACTCCGCGATGGTGGCTGCTCACTACCCATTCTTCGCAACATCACCAAACAGATCTGCTGCTGTAGCCGTGTAGGCAAAGCCTGGGGCCGGGGTTGCCAGCTCTGCCCACCTTTCGGCTCAG AGGGATTTCGGGAGATCTGTCCAGCTGGCCCTGGCTACCACTATTCAGCCTCCGATCTCCGCTACAACACCAGACCCTTGGGCCAGGAGCCACCCCGAGTGTCCCTCAGCCAGCACCGTGTCCCATCCTCCACCTCTCGGCCACCCACAG GCTTTCTGCCCACTCATCGTCCAGAACCCCGGCCAGAGCCCCGGCCAGAGCCCTGGCCAGAGCCCCGGCCAGGCCCTGAGCTTCCCTTGCCCAGCATCCCTGCCTGGACTGGTCCTGATATCCCAGAATCAG GTTCTTCTGCGGGAGAGTGTCAGCGCAATCCCCAGATCTGCGGCCCCGGACGCTGCATCCCCCGGCCCAGTGGCTACACCTGCTTATGCGACTCCGGTTTCCGGCTCAGCCCGCAGGGCAGACACTGCGTGG ACGTGGATGAATGTCGCCGTGTGCCCACGCCCTGTGCTCCCGGGCGCTGCGAAAACACGCCAGGCAGCTTCCGTTGCGTGTGCGGTCCGGGCTTCCGAGCCGGCCCGCGCGCTGCGGAGTGTCTGG ACGTGGACGAGTGCCACCGCGTACCGCCACCGTGTGACCGTGGGCGCTGCGAGAACACGCCAGGCAGCTTCCTGTGCGTGTGCCCCGCTGGGTACCAGGCTGCGCCCCATGGAGCCAGCTGCCAGG ATGTGGATGAGTGCATCCAGAGCCCAGGCCTGTGTGGCCGAGGGGTCTGTGAGAACCTGCCTGGCTCTTTCCGCTGTGTGTGCCCGGCTGGCTTCCGGGGCTCGGCGTGCGAAGAGGATGTGGATGAGTGCGCCCAGGAGCCACCGCCCTGTGGGCCAGGCCGTTGTGACAACACAGTGGGCTCCTATCACTGTGCCTGCCCAGCTGGCTTCCGCTCCCGAGGGCCAGGGGCTCCCTGCCAAG ATGTGGATGAGTGTGCCCGTAGCCCCCCGCCCTGCGCCTATGGCCGGTGTGAGAACACAGAAGGCAGTTTCCAGTGCGTCTGCCCCACGGGTTTCCAGCCCAATGCTGCTGGCTCCGAGTGCGAGG aTGTGGATGAATGTGAGAACCACCTGGCCTGTCCTGGGCAGGAGTGTGTGAACTCACCGGGCTCCTTCCAGTGCAGGTCCTGTCCTGCTGGTCACCACCTGCACCACGGCCGATGTACTG ATGTGGACGAATGCAGTTCGGGCGCCTCCTGCGGCCCCCACGGCCACTGCACTAACACCGAAGGCTCCTTCCGCTGCACCTGCGCGCCAGGCTACCGGGCACCATCTGGTCGGCCCGGGCCCTGCGCAG ACGTGAACGAGTGCCTGGAGGGCGACTTTTGCTTCCCCCACGGCGAGTGCCTCAACACCGACGGCTCCTTTGCCTGTACTTGTGCTCCCGGCTACCGGCCTGGACCCCGCGGATCCTCTTGCCTCG ACGTGGACGAGTGTAGCGAGGAGGACCTCTGCCAGAGTGGCATCTGTACCAACACCGACGGCTCTTTCGAGTGCGTCTGTCCTCCGGGACACCGCGCTGGCCCAGACCTCGCCTCCTGCCTTG ACGTGGATGAATGTCGAGAGCGGGGCCCCGCCTTGTGTGGGTCCCAGCGTTGTGAAAATTCCCCCGGCTCCTACCGCTGTGTGCGCGACTGTGACCCTGGCTACCATGCGGGCCCTGAGGGCACCTGTGATG ACGTGGACGAGTGTCAGGAATACGGCCCAGCGATTTGTGGAGCCCAGCGCTGTGAGAACACCCCTGGCTCCTACCGCTGCACACCGGCCTGTGACCCTGGCTACCAGCCCATGCCAGGGGGCGGATGCCAGG ATGTGGACGAATGCCGGAACCGTTCCTTCTGCGGGGCCCATGCCGTGTGCCAGAACCTGCCTGGCTCCTTCCAGTGCCTGTGTGACCAGGGATACGAGGGGGCACGGGACGGGCGTCACTGCGTGG ATGTGAATGAATGTGAAACGCTACAGGGTGTGTGTGGAGCAGCCCTGTGCGAGAACGTGGAAGGCTCCTTCCTCTGTGTCTGCCCCAACAGCCCTGAGGAGTTTGACCCCATGACTGGGCGCTGTGTTTCCCCTCGGACTTCTGCTG GCACATTCCCGGGCTCACAGCCCCATGGACCTGCCAGCCCCGGACCTGCCAGCCCTGGTCTGCCAGCCaggccacccccaccacccccaccccgccggcCCAGCCCACCCAGGCAGGGCCCTGTGGGCAGCGGGCGCCGGGAGTGCTACTTTGACACGGCAGCTCCAGATGCATGTGACAACATCCTGGCTCGGAACGTAACATGGCAGGAGTGCTGCTGCACGGTGGGTGAGGGCTGGGGCAGCGGCTGCCGCATCCAGCAGTGCCCGAGCACCGAGACAG CCGAGTACCAGTCATTGTGCCCCCATGGCCGGGGCTACCTGGCGCCCAGTGGAGACCTAAGCCTCCGGAGAG ACGTGGACGAGTGTCAGCTCTTCCGAGACCAGGTGTGCAAGAGCGGCGTGTGCGTGAACACGGCCCCAGGATACTCATGTTATTGCAGCAATGGCTACTACTATCATGCCCAGCGACTGGAGTGCATCG ATAATGACGAATGCGCTGACGAGGAGCCGGCTTGTGAGGGCGGCAGCTGCGTCAACACCATAGGCTCTTACCACTGCACGTGCGAGCCCCCACTTATGCTGGACGGCTCGCGGCGCCGCTGTGTCTCCAACGAGAGCCAGAGCCTCG ACGACAACCTGGGAGTGTGCTGGCAGGAAGTAGGGGCTGACCTTGTGTGCAGTCGCCCCAGGCTGGATCGCCAGGCCACCTACACAGAGTGTTGCTGCCTCTATGGAGAGGCCTGGGGCATGGACTGtgccctctgccctgcccaggaCTCAG ATGACTTTGAGGCTCTGTGCAATGTTCTGCGGCCCCCTGCGTATGGACCCCCGCGGCCAGGTGGCTTTGGACTCCCCTACGAGTATGGCCCAGACCTGGGTCCACCTTACCAGGGCCTTCCCTATGGGCCTGAGTTGTACCCGCCACCCGTGCTACCCTATGACCCCTACCCTCCGCCACCTGGGCCCTTTGCCCGCCGGGAGGCCCCCTACGGGACGCCACCATTCGACCTGCCCGACTTTGAGGACGATGGTGGCCCTTACGGTGAATCCGAAGCTCCTGCTCCACCCGGCCCGGGGACCCGCTGGCGGTATCGGCCCCGCGACACCCGTGGCTCCTTCCCAGAACCTGAGGAGTCGCCTGAAGGTGGAAGCTATGCTG GCGCCCAGGCCGGGCCCTATGAGGGGCTGGAGGCGGAAGAGTGCGGGATCCTGGACGGCTGCGCCCACGGCCGCTGTGTGCGTGTCCCCGAGGGCTTCACCTGCGACTGCTTCGACGGCTACCGCCTGGACATGACCCGCATGGCCTGCGTCG ACATCAACGAGTGTGACGAGGCCGAGGCTGCCGCTCCGCTCTGCATCAACGCGCGCTGCATCAACACCGATGGCTCTTTCCGCTGTATCTGCCGCCCAGGATTCGCACCCTCACACGAGCCGCACCACTGCACGCCCGCCAGGCCCCGGGCCTGA